One Antiquaquibacter oligotrophicus genomic region harbors:
- the rpsT gene encoding 30S ribosomal protein S20, producing MANIKSQIKRNLTNKKAQDRNKAVKSEVKSAVRATREAIAAGDKDAAATSLALAAKKLDKAASKGVIHKNQAANRKSSIASQVAAL from the coding sequence GTGGCAAACATCAAGTCGCAGATCAAGCGCAACCTGACCAACAAGAAGGCTCAGGACCGCAACAAGGCCGTCAAGAGCGAGGTCAAGAGCGCCGTTCGCGCCACCCGCGAGGCCATCGCCGCAGGCGACAAGGACGCAGCGGCGACGAGCCTCGCGCTCGCCGCGAAGAAGCTCGACAAGGCGGCCAGCAAGGGCGTCATCCACAAGAACCAGGCCGCGAACCGCAAGTCGTCCATCGCGAGCCAGGTCGCCGCTCTCTAG
- the lepA gene encoding translation elongation factor 4 yields MSPKAIKALAPASTDPASIRNFCIIAHIDHGKSTLADRMLQITGVVAERDMRAQYLDRMDIERERGITIKSQAVRMPWSLDGGTFALNMIDTPGHVDFTYEVSRSLAACEGAILLVDAAQGIEAQTLANLYLALENDLTIIPVLNKIDLPAADPDKYSREIAQLIGGDPDDVLRVSGKTGMGVEELLDRVVERIPAPVGVADAPARAMIFDSVYDSYRGVVTYVRMVDGKLNPRERIQMMSTKATHEILEIGVSSPEPTPSKGLGVGEVGYLITGVKDVRQSKVGDTVTTQSKPATDPLPGYTDPLPMVFSGIYPIDGSDYPDLRDALDKLKLSDAALNYEPETSVALGFGFRCGFLGLLHLEIITERLRREFNLDLITTAPSVPYDVTTEDKKTVRVTNPSEYPTGAKIAEVLEPIVNASILAPKDYVGAIMELCQSRRGTMKSMDYLGEDRVELKYTLPLGEIVFDFFDQLKSKTQGYASLDYEPAGEAPGDLVKVDILLQGETVDAFSAIVHKDKAYAYGTMMAERLRKLIPRQQFEVPIQAAIGSRIIARENIRAMRKDVLAKCYGGDITRKRKLLEKQKEGKKRMKMVGRVEVPQEAFIAALSGDVEEKKK; encoded by the coding sequence GTGAGTCCGAAAGCAATCAAGGCGTTGGCGCCTGCGTCGACCGATCCCGCGAGCATCCGCAACTTCTGCATCATCGCGCACATCGACCACGGCAAGTCGACCCTGGCCGACCGTATGCTCCAGATCACGGGGGTTGTCGCTGAGCGTGACATGCGCGCCCAGTACCTCGACCGCATGGATATCGAGCGTGAGCGCGGTATCACCATCAAGAGCCAGGCGGTGCGTATGCCCTGGAGCCTCGACGGTGGCACGTTCGCCCTCAATATGATCGACACCCCCGGTCACGTCGACTTCACGTACGAGGTCTCCCGCTCGCTCGCCGCGTGCGAGGGCGCGATTCTCCTCGTCGACGCCGCGCAGGGCATCGAGGCGCAGACCCTCGCGAACCTGTACCTGGCGCTGGAGAACGATCTGACGATCATCCCCGTGCTCAACAAGATCGACCTGCCGGCCGCCGACCCGGACAAGTATTCGCGCGAGATCGCGCAACTCATCGGCGGCGACCCCGACGACGTGTTGCGGGTCTCCGGCAAGACGGGCATGGGTGTCGAGGAGCTCCTCGACCGGGTCGTCGAACGTATTCCCGCCCCGGTCGGCGTGGCGGATGCGCCCGCCCGGGCGATGATCTTCGACTCGGTCTACGACTCCTACCGCGGCGTCGTCACGTACGTGCGTATGGTCGACGGCAAGCTGAACCCGCGCGAACGCATCCAGATGATGTCGACCAAAGCCACCCACGAAATCCTTGAGATCGGTGTCTCATCACCCGAGCCCACGCCGAGCAAGGGCCTCGGCGTCGGCGAGGTCGGGTACCTCATCACGGGCGTGAAGGACGTGCGCCAATCGAAGGTCGGTGACACCGTCACGACCCAGTCGAAGCCGGCGACCGATCCGCTGCCGGGATACACGGATCCGCTGCCCATGGTGTTCTCGGGCATTTATCCGATCGATGGGAGCGACTATCCCGATCTGCGTGATGCCCTCGACAAGCTGAAATTGTCGGATGCTGCGCTCAACTACGAGCCCGAAACATCCGTCGCTCTCGGCTTCGGCTTCCGCTGCGGGTTTCTCGGTCTGCTCCACCTCGAGATCATCACGGAACGTCTGCGGCGCGAGTTCAATCTCGATCTCATCACGACGGCACCGAGTGTTCCGTACGACGTGACGACGGAGGACAAAAAGACAGTGCGCGTGACGAACCCGTCGGAGTACCCGACGGGCGCGAAGATCGCCGAGGTACTCGAGCCGATTGTGAACGCCTCGATCCTCGCGCCCAAGGATTACGTCGGCGCGATCATGGAGCTATGCCAGTCGCGCCGCGGCACCATGAAGTCGATGGACTACCTCGGTGAGGACCGCGTCGAACTCAAGTACACCCTCCCGCTCGGTGAGATCGTGTTCGACTTCTTCGATCAGCTGAAGTCGAAGACCCAGGGATACGCCTCCCTCGACTACGAGCCCGCAGGCGAGGCACCCGGCGACCTCGTGAAAGTCGACATCCTGCTCCAGGGCGAGACGGTCGACGCCTTCAGCGCGATCGTGCACAAGGACAAGGCCTACGCCTACGGCACGATGATGGCCGAGCGCCTGCGCAAGCTCATCCCGCGCCAGCAATTCGAGGTGCCCATCCAGGCGGCCATCGGTTCGCGCATCATCGCGCGTGAGAACATCCGCGCGATGCGCAAGGACGTTCTCGCGAAGTGCTATGGCGGTGACATCACCCGCAAGCGCAAGCTCCTTGAAAAGCAGAAAGAGGGCAAGAAGCGCATGAAGATGGTCGGTCGCGTCGAAGTGCCTCAGGAAGCCTTCATCGCTGCGCTGTCGGGTGACGTCGAGGAAAAGAAGAAGTAG
- a CDS encoding ComEA family DNA-binding protein — MDAPPVEPRTRFRVGVGAVVVLVLVGLGCAILLSTLLPRSSTSSTIAPAPTGQYDETTGVAILVHVLGAVSTPGLYELREGDRVVDAVTLAGGFTADADQGGVNLARPVSDGEQLVVPRVGEVAADAPAGDGKVNLNTADAAALDTLPRVGPAMAERIIAWRDANGGFRAIEDLLNVSGIGDATFAGMKDLVSV, encoded by the coding sequence ATGGATGCCCCTCCTGTCGAACCGCGCACGCGGTTTCGGGTGGGGGTGGGTGCGGTGGTTGTGCTCGTGCTCGTGGGCCTCGGCTGTGCAATCCTTTTGTCCACGCTTCTCCCGCGTTCGTCGACGTCGTCGACCATCGCACCGGCGCCTACAGGGCAGTACGACGAGACGACAGGTGTCGCAATCCTCGTACACGTGCTCGGTGCTGTGAGCACACCGGGTCTGTACGAGCTACGCGAGGGCGACCGGGTTGTCGATGCCGTCACCCTTGCCGGTGGCTTCACGGCGGATGCCGATCAGGGTGGAGTCAATCTGGCGCGCCCCGTGAGTGACGGCGAGCAGCTTGTTGTTCCTCGTGTCGGTGAGGTTGCCGCCGATGCCCCTGCCGGGGACGGCAAGGTCAACCTCAACACGGCTGATGCGGCCGCGCTAGACACGCTTCCGCGAGTGGGCCCCGCGATGGCGGAGCGCATCATCGCGTGGCGCGACGCGAACGGCGGGTTTCGTGCGATCGAGGATCTTTTGAACGTGTCGGGCATCGGCGACGCCACGTTCGCCGGGATGAAGGATCTGGTCTCCGTGTGA
- a CDS encoding DUF4190 domain-containing protein produces the protein MTTTTAPETVAAGAETIPAPTTTDTPVLSILALVSALTGIIFGLVVPLSIVAVVLGILGLQREPRGRTMSIWSIVLGAVPFAFGILAAVVGLAFVVPFGLFWAFGGF, from the coding sequence ATGACTACAACTACTGCACCCGAAACTGTCGCCGCCGGCGCTGAGACGATCCCCGCTCCGACCACGACCGATACACCGGTCCTCAGCATCCTCGCGCTCGTCTCGGCACTGACCGGAATTATCTTCGGCCTCGTTGTGCCCCTCTCGATCGTCGCGGTTGTGCTCGGCATCCTGGGTCTCCAGCGCGAACCGCGCGGCCGCACCATGTCGATCTGGAGCATCGTGCTCGGTGCAGTCCCGTTCGCGTTCGGGATTCTCGCCGCGGTCGTCGGTCTCGCGTTTGTTGTGCCGTTCGGTCTGTTCTGGGCCTTCGGCGGGTTCTAA
- a CDS encoding pyridoxal phosphate-dependent aminotransferase, with product MPSLAQHILAVPGSGIRRIYEIALRLDDIVMLAVGEPDVPVAPHIAAAAKAAWDADETNYTANGGIPQLREALVDKLARENDIHVETEQVWVTAGATQGLHQAMALTLAPGDEVLVPDPGYTTFTMNARMLAAVPVPYPLRVENGFLPDLAELDRLVTDRTRAIIVNSPSNPLGTVFPRELLVEILAFARRHDLWVISDEVYEHFVFSGMHVSIASLDTDDRVFSVFSFSKSYAMTGIRVGYLVTPPGLAETMRTVQEASISCVTSPGQHAAVAAVTGEQRYVVDAREHYRANLAAATEALDARGIRYLEPGGTFYLWVDVSHAAHGDVAEWAEGFLLAERVAVAPGSAFGRSGEGWIRLCLAATRDDVLAGIRRLPAGPALPTVK from the coding sequence ATGCCCTCCCTCGCGCAGCACATCCTCGCCGTTCCCGGCAGTGGGATCCGCCGCATCTACGAGATCGCATTGCGTCTGGACGACATCGTCATGCTCGCGGTCGGCGAGCCCGATGTGCCCGTCGCCCCCCACATCGCTGCAGCAGCGAAGGCAGCGTGGGATGCGGATGAAACGAACTACACCGCCAACGGGGGCATCCCACAGCTGCGCGAGGCCCTTGTCGACAAGCTCGCGCGGGAAAACGACATCCACGTGGAGACCGAGCAGGTGTGGGTCACCGCAGGAGCGACCCAGGGGCTGCACCAGGCCATGGCCCTCACGCTCGCGCCCGGCGACGAGGTTCTCGTCCCGGACCCCGGCTACACGACCTTCACCATGAACGCGCGCATGCTGGCCGCGGTGCCCGTGCCGTACCCGCTGCGGGTTGAGAACGGGTTCCTGCCGGACCTCGCAGAGCTCGACAGGCTCGTGACCGACCGTACGCGCGCGATCATCGTGAATTCGCCGTCCAACCCTTTGGGCACCGTGTTCCCTCGGGAGCTGCTCGTCGAGATCCTCGCGTTCGCGCGTCGACACGACCTGTGGGTCATCAGCGACGAGGTCTACGAGCACTTCGTCTTCTCGGGCATGCACGTGAGCATCGCCAGTCTCGACACCGATGATCGGGTGTTCAGCGTGTTCTCGTTCTCCAAGTCGTACGCGATGACGGGCATCCGGGTCGGATACCTCGTCACACCGCCGGGTCTCGCCGAGACGATGCGCACCGTGCAGGAGGCGTCGATCAGCTGTGTCACGAGCCCAGGGCAGCATGCCGCGGTCGCCGCGGTGACGGGGGAACAGCGTTACGTGGTCGATGCGCGCGAGCACTATCGCGCCAACCTCGCAGCGGCGACCGAGGCGCTGGATGCCCGGGGCATCCGCTATCTGGAGCCGGGTGGCACCTTCTACCTCTGGGTCGACGTGTCCCACGCGGCTCACGGCGACGTCGCCGAATGGGCCGAGGGCTTCCTGCTTGCCGAGCGGGTTGCGGTCGCCCCGGGGAGCGCGTTCGGGCGCTCCGGTGAGGGCTGGATCCGGTTGTGCCTCGCAGCCACCCGAGATGACGTGCTTGCGGGCATCCGGCGGCTCCCCGCGGGCCCCGCGTTGCCCACCGTGAAGTAG
- a CDS encoding alpha/beta fold hydrolase, whose translation MPQSVVLVHGLRTSATMWRRQVELLESLGHEAIAVDLPGHGSRMRERFTLDGAVQTVADAVARAEHPPLLCGFSLGGYTSIHYLGGAESSRAKGLLAASCGTRPYRAVLGAWRAAARVIHAFPDRGLGLNNWAVRAAVRDPELADDVIRGGVALEVMDDALREVAALDPVTSLRRIRVPVWLVNGTLDHFRLEERRYAAAAPDARLLHVRGATHMVSLTRPDDFDRILLDVLDSLPA comes from the coding sequence ATGCCGCAGTCGGTTGTTCTGGTGCACGGACTTCGCACCTCCGCGACCATGTGGCGGCGACAGGTCGAACTGCTCGAGAGCCTCGGGCACGAGGCGATCGCGGTCGACCTTCCTGGGCACGGGAGCCGGATGCGGGAGCGCTTCACCCTCGACGGTGCCGTGCAGACCGTCGCCGACGCGGTGGCGCGAGCCGAGCATCCGCCGCTCCTGTGCGGGTTCTCGCTGGGTGGCTACACGTCGATCCATTACCTCGGTGGCGCCGAATCCTCGCGCGCGAAAGGGCTTCTCGCCGCGAGCTGCGGCACGCGACCGTATCGCGCGGTGCTCGGGGCGTGGCGGGCCGCCGCTCGTGTGATCCATGCCTTCCCCGATCGCGGTCTTGGCCTCAACAACTGGGCGGTACGCGCGGCGGTGCGCGACCCCGAGCTCGCGGACGACGTCATCCGGGGTGGCGTCGCCCTGGAGGTGATGGATGACGCGCTGCGCGAGGTGGCAGCACTCGATCCGGTGACCTCACTGCGCCGCATCCGGGTGCCCGTGTGGCTCGTGAATGGAACACTCGACCACTTCAGACTCGAAGAGCGCCGGTACGCGGCCGCAGCACCGGATGCACGGCTACTGCACGTGCGCGGTGCGACCCACATGGTGAGCCTCACGCGTCCCGACGACTTCGATCGCATCCTGCTCGATGTGCTCGACTCGCTGCCCGCCTAG
- the holA gene encoding DNA polymerase III subunit delta, whose translation MAASKSSIPVLQWHQVRPAPVVLVTGPETFLADRASRALRDLLKTEDPSVEVSDIAADQYQPGELMTLASPSLFAEPRLIRVANVEKSTDAFLAETIAYLEQPADDTYLLLRHGGGVRGKKLLDAIRGGAGGGIEIACAELKKDTDRHDFVSAEFAAAGRRITATGIRALVTAFQDDLAELAAACQQLLADSSDEITEVTVDKYYSGRVETNAFRVADTAIAGREGEALVLLRHAISTGADPVPIVAAFASKVRTMAKVSGARGGGGELARKLGMAPWQVDRARRDLQGWTDEGLANTITVIADTDEQIKGLGRDPVYALERMIAVIARRGDR comes from the coding sequence GTGGCAGCATCCAAGTCCTCGATTCCGGTGCTCCAGTGGCACCAGGTGCGGCCAGCGCCCGTTGTGCTCGTCACGGGGCCGGAGACCTTTCTCGCCGACCGTGCATCCCGCGCACTGCGCGACCTGCTGAAGACCGAGGACCCGAGCGTCGAGGTCAGCGACATCGCGGCCGACCAATACCAACCGGGCGAGCTCATGACACTCGCGAGTCCGTCGCTCTTCGCAGAACCCCGACTCATCCGCGTCGCCAACGTCGAGAAGAGCACCGATGCCTTTCTCGCCGAGACGATCGCCTACCTCGAGCAGCCAGCGGATGACACGTACTTGCTGCTGCGCCACGGTGGCGGGGTGCGCGGCAAAAAGCTCCTCGACGCGATCCGCGGGGGAGCGGGGGGCGGCATCGAAATCGCGTGCGCGGAGCTCAAGAAGGACACCGACCGCCACGACTTTGTGTCGGCCGAGTTCGCCGCGGCCGGGCGTCGCATCACGGCAACGGGCATCCGGGCCCTCGTCACCGCCTTCCAAGACGACCTGGCCGAACTCGCCGCGGCCTGCCAGCAGCTTCTCGCGGACTCGAGCGACGAGATCACCGAGGTCACCGTCGACAAGTACTACTCGGGCCGTGTCGAGACCAATGCCTTCAGAGTTGCCGACACGGCTATCGCCGGGCGTGAAGGCGAGGCGCTCGTGCTCCTGCGGCACGCGATCTCGACAGGTGCCGACCCCGTGCCGATCGTCGCTGCCTTCGCATCCAAGGTGCGCACCATGGCCAAGGTGTCGGGGGCGCGGGGTGGCGGGGGAGAACTCGCGAGGAAGCTCGGTATGGCGCCATGGCAGGTCGATCGCGCCCGCCGCGACCTTCAGGGTTGGACCGATGAGGGCCTCGCCAACACGATCACCGTGATCGCTGACACCGACGAGCAGATCAAAGGACTCGGTCGCGACCCCGTGTACGCCCTGGAACGCATGATCGCCGTCATCGCGCGCCGCGGAGATCGATAA
- a CDS encoding ComEC/Rec2 family competence protein: MKPIDLRLAIPAAVGWACAIVLVGLPELAWISAPALWALAGLLVAASFRWRVIAVVALAVLAAAVCSTAIAVQHPERQPSELVKAAGESLHIDLRVEATEVVVPSARAWEGRLIEADALAYSVPVIVFGATPSERTDIGTVVSLGGTLELAEPGDDRAFVVFPVGPAVIETQPSAAIAWANGLRDRFLAVAVSLPGPGGELLPGLAIGDTTAVSTTLDDSMVTSSLSHLTAVSGANCAVVIGLIMLVGGALGLPRAARIGLSLAALVGFVILVTPQPSVLRAATMAAIVLVLLGVGRPVRGLPILSLAVIVLLAVDPWLARSYGFALSALATAGLLLLAGPLAERLSRWMPRPLALVIAVPTAAQFACQPVIVLLDPSLPLYGVVANILAAPAAPVATIVGMVACLVLPVLPSLGGALCWIAWLPSSWIAAVADFFARLPGSRLPWLEGLPGVILLGLVSALAVAALLGGAPTRRRAIAVLAASALLYTATVGIQRAVSVLGRPADWQIAACDIGQGDAVVFRSGSEIALVDTGPEPDRLERCLDDLGVSRIDLLVLTHFDHDHVGGATAVLGRVDRVIVGPTGEPKDATLLDALREAGARVEEVRRGSSGLLGAWRWSVMWPAGASAQPGNAASVVTQWEPVEPCRPRCLSAIMLGDLGEQEQTRLLALGSLAHPDVVGVAHHGSADQAPQLYLRLRATVGVIGVGADNGYGHPTEEALAALADAGTAVERTDRSGMVMVATAEVPGQLTVWRQHSGGDGGDGGGG, from the coding sequence GTGAAGCCCATCGACCTGCGGCTTGCGATCCCGGCGGCGGTGGGCTGGGCGTGCGCCATCGTGCTCGTCGGATTGCCCGAGCTCGCGTGGATTTCAGCACCCGCGCTGTGGGCACTAGCCGGTCTCCTCGTCGCTGCCTCTTTCCGATGGCGGGTGATCGCTGTGGTGGCTCTCGCTGTTCTCGCGGCAGCCGTGTGCAGCACCGCCATCGCGGTGCAGCACCCGGAGAGGCAACCAAGCGAGCTGGTGAAGGCCGCCGGGGAGAGCCTTCATATCGACCTTCGGGTGGAGGCGACGGAGGTTGTTGTGCCCAGCGCACGAGCGTGGGAGGGACGCCTCATCGAGGCCGATGCACTCGCGTACTCGGTGCCCGTCATCGTCTTCGGCGCGACACCCTCGGAGCGGACCGATATCGGCACCGTCGTCTCCCTCGGCGGAACTCTCGAACTCGCCGAGCCCGGCGACGATCGTGCGTTTGTCGTTTTTCCGGTCGGACCGGCGGTGATCGAAACACAGCCGAGCGCAGCTATCGCGTGGGCGAATGGCCTGCGGGATCGCTTTCTCGCGGTAGCGGTCAGTCTGCCGGGCCCCGGTGGCGAGCTCCTCCCCGGGCTCGCCATCGGCGATACGACCGCCGTGAGCACAACGCTCGACGACTCCATGGTCACTAGCTCTCTCAGTCATCTCACCGCCGTTTCCGGGGCCAACTGCGCCGTCGTGATTGGTCTCATCATGCTCGTCGGCGGTGCGCTCGGCCTCCCGCGCGCGGCACGGATCGGGTTGTCGCTCGCTGCCCTCGTGGGGTTCGTGATACTCGTCACGCCGCAACCGAGTGTTCTTCGCGCCGCCACGATGGCAGCGATCGTGCTCGTGCTTCTCGGAGTTGGCAGGCCCGTTCGCGGGCTGCCCATTCTCTCCCTCGCCGTGATTGTTCTCCTCGCCGTCGACCCTTGGCTTGCTCGCTCCTACGGGTTCGCTCTGTCCGCGCTCGCAACGGCTGGGCTTCTGCTGCTGGCAGGCCCGCTCGCCGAGCGTCTGAGTCGATGGATGCCACGGCCGCTGGCCCTCGTCATTGCCGTGCCGACCGCCGCCCAGTTCGCCTGCCAACCGGTCATCGTGCTGCTGGACCCGTCGCTCCCGCTCTACGGTGTTGTCGCCAACATCCTCGCGGCGCCCGCGGCCCCGGTCGCGACGATCGTCGGAATGGTTGCGTGCCTCGTGCTCCCGGTGCTGCCTTCACTCGGTGGGGCGCTCTGTTGGATTGCGTGGCTGCCGAGCTCCTGGATTGCCGCGGTCGCGGACTTTTTCGCTCGGCTGCCGGGCTCCCGGCTGCCGTGGCTCGAGGGCCTCCCTGGTGTCATCCTGTTGGGGCTTGTGAGTGCTCTCGCTGTGGCGGCCCTCCTTGGGGGTGCCCCGACCCGTCGGCGAGCGATCGCAGTGCTCGCGGCGTCAGCTCTCCTGTACACCGCCACGGTCGGCATCCAGCGGGCCGTGAGTGTGCTCGGTAGGCCGGCCGACTGGCAGATCGCGGCGTGCGATATCGGGCAGGGGGATGCCGTGGTGTTCCGCAGCGGCAGCGAGATCGCGCTCGTCGACACCGGCCCGGAGCCCGACAGGCTCGAGCGGTGTCTCGACGACCTCGGTGTTAGCAGGATCGACCTCCTCGTCCTCACACACTTCGACCATGACCACGTCGGTGGGGCGACTGCGGTTCTCGGTCGTGTCGACAGGGTCATCGTGGGACCGACGGGAGAACCGAAGGATGCCACGCTTCTGGACGCACTGCGCGAGGCGGGTGCGCGGGTCGAGGAGGTTCGTCGTGGCTCGTCCGGACTTCTCGGCGCGTGGCGCTGGAGTGTCATGTGGCCGGCGGGCGCGAGCGCCCAACCCGGCAATGCCGCAAGCGTTGTCACCCAGTGGGAGCCTGTCGAGCCGTGCCGCCCCCGATGCCTGAGTGCCATCATGCTCGGCGACCTCGGGGAGCAGGAGCAAACTCGATTGCTCGCGCTCGGGTCGCTCGCGCACCCCGACGTGGTCGGGGTCGCCCACCACGGGTCCGCCGACCAGGCTCCGCAGTTGTATCTGCGGTTGCGCGCCACGGTCGGGGTCATCGGGGTTGGCGCCGACAACGGGTACGGGCATCCCACCGAGGAGGCATTGGCTGCACTGGCAGACGCCGGGACAGCCGTGGAACGCACCGACCGCTCCGGGATGGTCATGGTGGCCACCGCCGAAGTACCCGGCCAACTCACCGTGTGGAGGCAACACTCCGGCGGCGACGGCGGCGACGGTGGAGGCGGCTAG